CCTTCTCGCGACGGCCGCCGCCTCGCCGGATATGTCCCCGGCCACGACCGATGCGTTCTTGGCGTACTTGGCGATCGCGACGGCCACGCAACCGGAACCGGTACCGACGTCGAGGATTCGCCACGACTGATCCGGCATCTCCCGACACAGGTCGATGGCTCGCTGAACCAGGGCCTCGGTCTCCGGGCGGGGGACGAGCACCGCGGGGGTCACCTCGAATTCAAGCGAGAAGAACTCCCGAAACCCCAGCAGATACGCAATGGGCGTGTGAGCACCGGCACTGCGGACCAGCTCGCGGAACGCTGCCCGCTGCTCCTCGGTCGGCTCCTGGTCGTACCGGGTGTAGAGCTCGATCTTCTTGCAGTTCATCGCCCGGGCGAGGAGCAGCTCGGCAGCCAGCCGCCCGCCCTCGACCTGCTTCTGCTGGAACCACCCCGTCGTCCACTGAAGCAGCCGTCCGACCGTCCAGACTCCCTGCTGTGTCGTAGAAGAGCCGCCCGCCTGGGGGTTCACGTCAGCCATGGCCGCACTATACGACCAGGTGCGGCCTGGGCACAACACCGGCGCCCCGGCTTGTCGCCTGTGTTTCCGGTTCAACCGTTCCCTGCTTGGGCGACTGCACCGTGACAGACTGTGACAAGGATGGCGACGTCGGCCGAAACGACTTCGGTCTTCTGAAGCAATACGTCACAGAATGGCGGAATGGGCGCCAAGGATGTCGCCCGACCGGTGTTCGCCGGCGCGCGGGTGAGCGGCGTCTATTCGGCCGTCCAGGGGAACTTGTGCTTGAAATGGCGGTAGTACAGGCCGATGGCCCGCATCGCGACGATAAAGGCGTAGACATTCAAGGTGGAGGTGACCAGGCTGCCGACGAGGCCCGCCTGGGCGACGTAACGCCTGACCTGCGGGAGTTCGGGGATGATCAGGATGCCCATGGCCACGAGAATGGTGGCACAGATGGCCAGATACGCCACAGGTGCTGCCAAGGGGGTGAGCACCACATGGTGCGGCATGAGGCTGCCCACGCCGCCGCCCAGAGCGACGG
Above is a window of Phycisphaerae bacterium DNA encoding:
- the prmC gene encoding peptide chain release factor N(5)-glutamine methyltransferase; this translates as MADVNPQAGGSSTTQQGVWTVGRLLQWTTGWFQQKQVEGGRLAAELLLARAMNCKKIELYTRYDQEPTEEQRAAFRELVRSAGAHTPIAYLLGFREFFSLEFEVTPAVLVPRPETEALVQRAIDLCREMPDQSWRILDVGTGSGCVAVAIAKYAKNASVVAGDISGEAAAVARRNVERHGLDERVQVVEADCTALPAEITPAGGFDLVVSNPPYISEELYRTLPPHIRDHEPKIALALDGSDGLVMYRRLAAEAPAVLRQQGRLLAEIGSGQLTSVVETFQAAGGWSYLGAHRDPTDPHERVVEFLLD